The Cohnella abietis genome has a segment encoding these proteins:
- a CDS encoding fumarate hydratase, whose product MSTSFEQSMYQLIVETSTNLPADVRRTIAAAREAEDRATRAGLSLTTIAQNIEMAENNVSPICQDTGMPTFVVHTPVGANQIIMKQEIRNAIARATKDGKLRTNSVDSLTGSNTGDNLGPGTPVIHFEQWERDDVDVRLILKGGGCENKNIQYSLPCEIEGLGKAGRDLDGIRKCVLHAVYQAQGQGCSAGFIGVGIGGDRTTGYELAKQQLFREIEDTNPIPELQQLEEYILDKANQLGIGTMGFGGNVTLLGCKVGVNNRLPASFFVSVAYNCWAYRRQGVVLDGNTHEIKSWVYEGGNAVKMVEPAEEASVEVSKPKEIVLQMPLSEEDVRSLKVGDVVILNGEMHTGRDALHKHLMDHDAPIDLNGGVIYHCGPVMLKDDSGWHVKGAGPTTSIREEPYQGDIMKKFGLRAVIGKGGMGPKTLAALQEHGGVYLNAVGGAAQYYAECIKKVNGVDFMEFGIPEAMWHLQVEGFAAIVTMDSHGNSLHADVDKDSKAKLAQFKEPVFV is encoded by the coding sequence ATGTCTACTTCATTCGAACAAAGCATGTACCAGCTTATTGTGGAAACCTCAACTAACCTTCCGGCGGACGTTCGCCGTACCATTGCAGCAGCCCGTGAGGCGGAAGACCGCGCGACGCGCGCAGGATTGTCTTTGACGACAATTGCTCAAAATATTGAGATGGCGGAAAATAATGTTTCCCCCATTTGCCAAGATACCGGTATGCCGACTTTTGTCGTACATACCCCTGTCGGTGCTAATCAGATTATTATGAAACAAGAAATTAGAAATGCAATTGCAAGAGCGACGAAGGATGGGAAGCTTCGCACGAATTCTGTGGATTCTTTAACCGGATCAAACACAGGAGATAACCTTGGACCAGGCACTCCGGTTATCCATTTCGAGCAGTGGGAGCGCGATGACGTAGATGTTCGTCTTATTCTTAAAGGCGGCGGCTGCGAAAATAAAAACATTCAATATAGTTTGCCCTGTGAAATTGAAGGCTTAGGCAAAGCTGGTCGCGATCTAGATGGTATCCGCAAATGTGTGCTGCATGCCGTATATCAAGCGCAAGGACAAGGCTGTAGCGCAGGATTTATAGGTGTTGGTATCGGTGGGGACCGGACAACGGGCTATGAGCTAGCTAAACAGCAATTATTCCGCGAGATTGAGGATACGAATCCGATTCCGGAGCTTCAGCAATTGGAAGAATATATTTTGGACAAGGCTAACCAGCTTGGTATAGGTACGATGGGCTTCGGCGGTAATGTTACTTTGCTTGGCTGTAAGGTTGGGGTAAATAACCGGTTACCAGCAAGCTTCTTCGTTTCTGTTGCCTACAATTGTTGGGCGTACCGTCGTCAAGGAGTCGTATTAGATGGTAACACGCATGAGATTAAAAGCTGGGTTTACGAAGGCGGCAATGCTGTGAAAATGGTAGAACCGGCAGAGGAAGCTTCAGTAGAAGTATCAAAGCCTAAGGAAATCGTTTTGCAAATGCCATTATCAGAGGAAGACGTACGCAGCCTTAAGGTTGGCGATGTTGTTATTCTGAATGGGGAAATGCATACGGGGCGTGATGCTTTGCACAAGCACCTGATGGATCATGATGCTCCAATTGACCTGAATGGCGGCGTTATTTACCACTGCGGCCCAGTTATGCTTAAGGATGATTCAGGCTGGCATGTTAAGGGTGCAGGTCCGACGACAAGCATTCGCGAGGAGCCTTACCAGGGCGATATTATGAAAAAGTTCGGACTTCGCGCGGTCATCGGTAAAGGCGGGATGGGACCTAAAACATTGGCAGCATTACAAGAGCATGGCGGCGTGTATTTGAATGCGGTCGGTGGAGCAGCTCAATATTATGCGGAATGCATTAAGAAGGTTAATGGAGTCGACTTTATGGAATTCGGTATTCCTGAAGCAATGTGGCATTTGCAAGTAGAAGGCTTTGCTGCCATTGTTACAATGGACTCTCACGGAAATAGTCTGCATGCCGATGTGGATAAGGATTCTAAAGCTAAGCTAGCGCAGTTTAAAGAACCAGTATTTGTTTAA
- a CDS encoding sugar phosphate isomerase/epimerase family protein, which translates to MKSGVFLVLFSQQAFEQALDTAKAAGLQSVEIGTGGFPGTAHINAQEILNDDAAISRIRDAVDSRGLTISALSCHGNPLHPNAATAKSDHDDFVATVKLAEKLGVETVITFSGCPGESVNSTYPSWVTCPWPPEFLTVLEWQWNEIAIPYWKEQSAFLRKHNVRVAIEAHPGFLVYNTETALRLREEAGDNIGVNFDPSHLFWQGMDPIECVKALGKSIYHVHAKDTKIDKRNTAINGVLDNKNYGDILNRSWVFRTVGYGHDDDFWKHFVSTLRLVGYDGTISIEHEDGLMSVNEGFTKAANFLNGLILQESAGEMWWA; encoded by the coding sequence ATGAAATCAGGAGTTTTTCTAGTTCTATTCAGCCAACAAGCTTTCGAACAAGCATTGGATACGGCTAAGGCCGCAGGACTTCAATCCGTTGAAATCGGAACCGGAGGATTTCCCGGAACTGCTCATATCAATGCACAGGAAATATTGAATGATGACGCAGCTATTAGCCGTATTCGTGATGCTGTTGACTCTCGCGGTCTAACGATTAGTGCATTAAGCTGCCATGGTAATCCGTTACATCCGAATGCAGCCACTGCTAAATCTGATCATGATGATTTCGTCGCTACCGTTAAATTGGCTGAGAAGCTCGGCGTAGAGACTGTAATTACTTTCTCGGGCTGTCCTGGTGAATCAGTCAATTCTACATATCCTTCATGGGTAACCTGCCCTTGGCCGCCTGAATTCTTGACGGTATTAGAATGGCAATGGAACGAGATCGCCATTCCTTATTGGAAGGAACAATCTGCTTTCCTGCGTAAGCACAATGTGAGAGTAGCTATTGAAGCTCACCCTGGCTTTCTCGTATATAATACAGAAACGGCATTACGTCTTCGTGAAGAAGCGGGAGATAACATCGGAGTTAACTTCGATCCTTCTCACTTGTTCTGGCAAGGTATGGATCCCATTGAGTGTGTTAAAGCTCTTGGCAAATCTATTTACCATGTACATGCGAAGGACACGAAGATTGATAAACGGAATACAGCTATTAACGGCGTTCTAGATAACAAAAACTATGGTGACATTCTGAATCGTTCGTGGGTATTCCGTACGGTTGGGTATGGTCATGACGACGATTTCTGGAAACATTTTGTAAGCACACTTCGTCTTGTTGGCTACGATGGAACAATTAGCATTGAGCATGAAGACGGCTTGATGAGCGTAAACGAAGGCTTCACCAAAGCTGCTAACTTCCTTAATGGACTCATTCTTCAGGAAAGTGCGGGTGAAATGTGGTGGGCGTAG
- a CDS encoding Gfo/Idh/MocA family protein yields MVGYKFMGKAHSHAYKDVGMFFDTEADVVMKAICGRDENGVKEAADKFGWESYETDWRKMIAREDIDFVDINAPSDAHKEITLAAIAAGKHVFCEKPLALNLADGREMLEAAEKAGVKHAICFNYRFLPAVQLAKQIIDEGRLGEIHHYRATYLQDWLVDPNTPLAWRLKKEVAGSGAHGDINAHSIDLARFLIGEFDRVVGHSRTFVKERPVLTDAAGFTGAGSSTEKGEVTVDDATGFLADFKNGAMGVFIASRFAAGRKNHNTFEIHGSKGSIRWDLEKLNELEVYFREDEPNLAGFRRILATESTHKYAGNWWPTGHIIGYEHAFVHIVYEFVQHMTTDSPFTPTFYDGVKCQEVLEAVDLSIERGAWVSVDEV; encoded by the coding sequence ATGGTAGGCTACAAATTTATGGGCAAGGCTCATAGCCATGCTTACAAAGATGTAGGAATGTTCTTTGATACGGAAGCAGACGTCGTTATGAAGGCGATTTGTGGACGAGATGAGAATGGGGTTAAGGAAGCGGCTGACAAATTCGGCTGGGAATCTTATGAGACGGATTGGCGTAAAATGATTGCTCGCGAAGATATCGACTTTGTTGATATCAATGCACCAAGCGATGCGCATAAAGAAATCACACTTGCTGCAATCGCAGCAGGCAAACATGTTTTCTGTGAGAAGCCGCTTGCGCTTAACTTAGCTGATGGCCGGGAGATGCTTGAAGCTGCTGAGAAAGCAGGTGTTAAGCACGCGATTTGCTTTAACTACCGTTTCTTGCCTGCAGTGCAATTGGCTAAGCAAATCATCGATGAAGGACGCCTTGGAGAAATTCATCACTATCGGGCGACTTATTTACAGGATTGGCTCGTTGATCCGAACACACCGCTTGCTTGGCGTCTTAAGAAAGAGGTTGCTGGCTCTGGTGCACATGGAGACATCAATGCTCACAGCATAGATCTTGCTCGTTTCCTAATCGGAGAATTTGATCGAGTTGTTGGACATAGCCGGACTTTCGTTAAGGAACGTCCAGTATTGACGGACGCAGCTGGTTTCACTGGCGCTGGATCTTCAACCGAGAAGGGTGAAGTAACGGTAGATGATGCGACTGGCTTCCTAGCGGATTTTAAGAACGGAGCTATGGGAGTGTTCATCGCTTCTCGTTTCGCAGCTGGCCGCAAAAACCACAATACATTCGAGATTCACGGCAGCAAGGGTTCTATCCGCTGGGATCTTGAGAAGTTAAATGAGCTTGAGGTATATTTCCGTGAGGACGAGCCGAACTTGGCGGGTTTCCGTCGTATTCTCGCTACGGAATCTACTCACAAGTATGCCGGCAACTGGTGGCCTACTGGTCATATTATCGGATACGAGCACGCATTCGTTCATATTGTATATGAATTCGTCCAGCACATGACGACTGATTCCCCATTCACTCCAACCTTCTACGACGGCGTAAAATGCCAAGAGGTATTGGAAGCGGTAGATCTATCGATTGAACGCGGTGCTTGGGTTAGTGTTGACGAGGTTTAG
- the yfbR gene encoding 5'-deoxynucleotidase — MANHFLAYLYRLQYIERWSLMRNTSSENVAEHSYHVALIAHTLGSIAREIFHRDINPDEAVTYALFHDATEVFTGDIPTPVKHHNPRILSNFREIEALAAERLLATVPPELEETYRPLLVGKPANPEMEKLLKAADLLDAYLKCISEMSAGNREFASARRQSEEKLRKLDMPEVEWFLTHLAPSFERTIDELSEDEQQVDK, encoded by the coding sequence ATGGCAAATCATTTTTTAGCTTATTTGTACAGGCTGCAATACATTGAACGTTGGAGTCTCATGAGAAACACTTCTTCGGAAAATGTTGCGGAGCACTCCTATCATGTAGCACTAATTGCCCATACTTTGGGTAGTATTGCTCGGGAAATATTCCATCGGGATATTAATCCGGACGAGGCTGTGACTTACGCTTTATTTCATGATGCCACAGAAGTGTTTACGGGAGATATTCCGACACCCGTAAAACATCATAATCCACGAATTTTATCAAATTTTCGCGAGATTGAAGCATTAGCCGCCGAACGTCTGCTTGCAACCGTTCCTCCTGAGCTTGAAGAAACTTACCGCCCCTTGCTCGTAGGCAAGCCTGCTAACCCTGAAATGGAGAAGCTACTTAAAGCGGCAGATCTATTGGACGCCTACCTAAAATGCATTAGCGAAATGTCAGCAGGCAATCGAGAGTTCGCATCCGCTCGCAGGCAAAGTGAAGAAAAGCTAAGAAAGCTGGATATGCCAGAGGTCGAATGGTTTTTGACACACCTAGCGCCCAGCTTCGAGAGAACTATAGACGAGTTATCTGAGGATGAACAGCAGGTAGACAAATAG
- a CDS encoding helix-turn-helix domain-containing protein, with translation MREKVEYENPLLSLKIWQATRNDPGAVNWHYHPECELLLVQRGHLEIDLSDKTYMMNDGDIVILGNSQLHRDRSKLGFLDYIVLQFDLHTFFDQSTIPYLQYFNETKVPLSTMNYIFQENLEARNAAADCIRQIHHEAQQKESGYELAVNMLIKQLLLILIRNDNRGLLSDQDRVERIRLKPVLDYVETKLDDRITVDEVCQLANMSYYYFVKFFKKIMGLSFTEYVNFRKIKRAEQLLLTRDMSVSEIGDLIGMANMAHFYKMFKRFNGCSPKEFQRKMLAWGR, from the coding sequence ATGCGAGAAAAGGTTGAATATGAGAATCCTCTGCTGTCTTTGAAAATATGGCAGGCGACCCGCAACGATCCTGGAGCAGTTAATTGGCATTATCATCCGGAGTGTGAGCTGTTGCTTGTTCAACGTGGACATCTCGAAATTGATCTCAGTGATAAAACCTACATGATGAATGATGGCGATATTGTTATTCTTGGAAATTCTCAGTTGCACCGAGATCGGAGTAAATTGGGATTCCTCGACTATATTGTCCTCCAATTCGATCTGCATACTTTTTTCGATCAAAGTACGATTCCCTATTTGCAGTATTTTAATGAAACAAAAGTACCACTTAGCACCATGAACTATATTTTTCAGGAAAATTTAGAAGCCCGTAATGCTGCAGCGGATTGTATTCGTCAAATTCATCATGAAGCACAGCAAAAAGAGAGCGGTTACGAGCTAGCCGTTAACATGTTAATAAAACAGCTGCTCCTCATTCTCATTCGCAATGACAATCGTGGCTTGTTGTCTGATCAGGACCGCGTTGAACGGATTCGTCTTAAGCCGGTGCTGGACTACGTCGAGACAAAGCTGGATGATCGAATTACTGTTGATGAAGTATGCCAATTGGCCAATATGAGCTATTATTATTTCGTTAAATTTTTCAAGAAAATAATGGGCCTTTCTTTCACAGAGTACGTTAACTTTCGGAAAATAAAAAGAGCCGAGCAGCTATTACTAACTCGAGACATGAGTGTCAGCGAAATTGGAGATCTGATCGGCATGGCTAACATGGCTCACTTCTACAAAATGTTCAAACGCTTCAACGGCTGCTCTCCGAAAGAGTTTCAACGGAAAATGCTCGCTTGGGGTAGGTAG
- the mdh gene encoding malate dehydrogenase — translation MAIKRAKITVVGAGFTGATTALMLAQKELGDVVLLDIPQLENPTKGKALDLMESTPVQGIDSNIVGTSNYEDSANSDVVIITAGIARKPGMSRDDLVNTNAGIVRSVCENIKATSPNAYVIILSNPVDAMTYVANKALGFPKNRVIGQSGVLDTARYNTFLAQELNVSVEDVRSVVMGGHGDDMVPLVRYTSIGGIPVEKLLPKERIDAIVQRTRVGGGEIVNLLGNGSAYYAPAASLVQMTEAILKDKKRILPVIALLQGEYGYNDLFMGVLAILGGDGIEKVIELDLTDEEKTALEKSAQSVRSVIQIVENA, via the coding sequence GTGGCAATCAAACGTGCGAAAATTACAGTTGTAGGCGCTGGTTTTACTGGCGCCACGACTGCGCTAATGCTGGCACAGAAGGAATTGGGAGACGTTGTTCTTCTAGATATTCCGCAATTGGAAAACCCGACTAAAGGTAAAGCGCTGGATTTGATGGAATCAACACCAGTTCAAGGCATTGATTCTAATATTGTTGGGACTTCCAACTATGAGGATTCCGCCAATTCGGATGTTGTAATCATCACTGCAGGAATTGCGCGTAAACCGGGCATGAGTCGCGATGATCTCGTGAACACAAATGCGGGTATCGTTAGATCGGTATGCGAGAATATCAAAGCAACTAGCCCGAACGCTTACGTAATCATTCTATCTAACCCGGTTGATGCGATGACTTATGTGGCTAATAAAGCACTAGGCTTCCCGAAAAATCGTGTAATCGGACAATCCGGTGTTCTTGACACGGCTCGTTACAATACGTTCCTAGCTCAAGAACTTAACGTGTCCGTAGAAGATGTTCGTAGCGTTGTAATGGGTGGACATGGCGACGATATGGTTCCTCTCGTTCGTTATACTTCAATTGGCGGCATTCCGGTTGAGAAGCTTCTTCCTAAAGAGCGTATTGATGCGATCGTTCAGCGTACTCGCGTTGGCGGCGGAGAAATCGTTAACCTGCTTGGTAACGGCAGTGCGTACTATGCTCCTGCTGCTTCCCTTGTACAAATGACAGAAGCGATTCTTAAAGACAAGAAACGCATTCTGCCGGTTATCGCTCTTCTGCAAGGAGAGTATGGCTATAATGACCTGTTTATGGGTGTGCTAGCGATCTTAGGCGGCGACGGAATCGAGAAGGTTATTGAATTGGACCTAACAGATGAAGAGAAAACCGCACTTGAGAAATCCGCACAATCCGTACGCAGCGTTATCCAAATCGTAGAAAATGCATAA
- a CDS encoding response regulator transcription factor, which produces MSDKVLIIEDEPTLARLVTYNLSQEGYDTEVVGNGAEGLHKAIHEQYAIIFLDLMLPGMNGFEVLQKLRQNGVKTPVIILTARNAEEEVVQGLKLGADDYITKPFGVAELLARTSAVLRRSRNEESKPSKASSGDKVIAIGDLQIFPDKYEVFSNGQWITLRPKEFEVLLYLAERPGIVITRDDLMNVVWGFDYIGGQRTVDVHVSSLRKKLELNQQSVQIDSIRGVGYKLFIHRKSTSSSH; this is translated from the coding sequence ATGTCGGACAAAGTGCTGATTATCGAAGATGAACCGACTCTTGCACGACTAGTTACTTATAATCTTTCGCAAGAGGGTTATGATACAGAAGTCGTCGGGAACGGTGCGGAAGGATTGCATAAAGCAATCCATGAACAATATGCCATTATTTTTCTTGATTTGATGCTTCCTGGTATGAATGGATTCGAGGTACTGCAAAAGCTACGTCAGAACGGAGTCAAAACACCAGTTATTATTCTCACTGCAAGAAATGCAGAGGAGGAAGTGGTACAAGGCTTAAAGCTTGGTGCAGATGATTATATTACAAAACCGTTCGGAGTTGCCGAGTTGTTGGCTCGGACATCGGCAGTGTTAAGGCGCTCTCGAAATGAGGAAAGTAAGCCTTCGAAAGCAAGTAGTGGGGATAAAGTCATTGCCATAGGAGACCTGCAGATTTTTCCGGACAAATATGAGGTTTTCTCAAATGGTCAGTGGATCACATTGCGGCCGAAGGAGTTCGAGGTACTGCTATATTTAGCTGAACGCCCAGGTATCGTCATCACTCGAGATGATTTGATGAATGTCGTATGGGGTTTCGACTATATTGGTGGCCAACGAACAGTTGATGTACATGTGAGCTCACTCCGCAAGAAACTTGAGTTAAATCAGCAATCCGTGCAAATCGATTCTATCCGTGGCGTCGGCTACAAGCTGTTCATCCACCGTAAATCAACCTCGTCAAGCCACTAG
- a CDS encoding Gfo/Idh/MocA family protein, giving the protein MTKVNVGMIGCGGIAMGKHLPSLAKIPEAQIVAFFDVASDRAHEAKNRFGTHDARVYHDVYELLRDQDVHVVHVCTPNDTHAEISIAALEAGKHVLCEKPMARTAEDARRMLETSQRTGRKLSIAYQNRYRADSRWLHQACRSGDLGEIYFAKAHAVRRRAVPTWGVFLDLEKQGGGPLIDIGTHALDLALWMMDNYEPRTVLGTSYRKLAEQGSQANLWGSWDPAKFTVEDSAFAMITMKSGATVWLESSWALNTLDVDEAKVSLSGTKAGADMKNGLRVNGEEHGRLYTQEIQMSGDFGGNPLPDDAAEQEARAWIDAIIHDREPVVTAKQALVVQEILEAVYESANKGQAISFV; this is encoded by the coding sequence TTGACAAAAGTAAATGTAGGTATGATTGGATGCGGTGGAATCGCCATGGGGAAGCATTTGCCCTCGCTCGCCAAAATCCCAGAAGCGCAAATTGTCGCATTTTTTGATGTAGCATCGGATAGAGCACATGAAGCCAAAAATAGATTTGGCACGCACGATGCTAGAGTGTATCACGATGTTTATGAATTGCTCCGCGACCAAGATGTTCATGTTGTACATGTGTGTACGCCAAATGACACCCACGCCGAAATATCCATAGCTGCTTTGGAAGCAGGTAAACACGTGCTTTGCGAGAAGCCGATGGCTAGAACGGCAGAGGATGCGCGGCGTATGCTTGAAACCTCCCAAAGAACAGGCCGAAAGCTTAGTATCGCTTACCAAAATCGATATCGCGCAGATAGTCGCTGGCTCCACCAAGCGTGCCGTTCCGGTGATCTGGGAGAAATATATTTTGCAAAGGCCCATGCAGTTCGTCGCCGTGCTGTACCCACATGGGGTGTGTTCTTAGACCTCGAGAAGCAAGGTGGCGGTCCGCTAATTGATATTGGAACCCATGCTCTTGACCTCGCTTTATGGATGATGGATAACTACGAGCCCAGGACAGTGCTGGGAACTTCCTACCGCAAGCTAGCGGAGCAAGGAAGCCAGGCGAATCTTTGGGGAAGCTGGGATCCTGCGAAATTTACTGTAGAGGATTCTGCCTTTGCCATGATTACGATGAAGAGCGGGGCTACCGTGTGGCTCGAATCGAGCTGGGCGCTTAATACGCTTGATGTTGATGAAGCGAAAGTATCTCTCTCCGGAACTAAAGCAGGAGCGGATATGAAAAACGGTCTACGTGTTAATGGTGAAGAGCATGGTCGCCTTTATACGCAAGAAATTCAGATGTCTGGTGATTTCGGCGGAAATCCTCTTCCTGATGATGCAGCAGAGCAAGAGGCACGGGCATGGATTGACGCCATTATTCATGACCGAGAACCTGTTGTTACGGCTAAACAAGCACTTGTTGTACAAGAAATACTCGAAGCCGTCTATGAATCTGCGAATAAAGGGCAAGCGATAAGCTTTGTTTAG
- the pnpS gene encoding two-component system histidine kinase PnpS, whose protein sequence is MSKFRLKLTGLFVIMIGFSVLAAGLLMGNSYQRNHQAALRDHMIRELHVLNAAAPWPAMENSAEQSLYLQHEAKRFKEIAGMRVTYIRLDGKVMGDSDHELSTMDNHLNRSEVQQALKSGTGSSVRKSETLNRKMMYVAITVHDDQGTANKGIIRLAMSLGDVERSLNNMWLALVFGLFLLFALAAIISYRVALSVTRPLERMTSAAIRMAGMDYAIRVPEGGRDEVGELARALNAMAGSLQGQLDEIRQNGTRLQSVVDNMINGVVMIAHDGRITLYNHEAELLLGSSVRERVGRSYTEIRQHFELVGLIRSGLENPLSIHEELTVYFPEERLLEINIVPMTMNGDEEPGLLLVLQDVSAIRRLERMRSEFVANVSHELKTPVAAVKGFAETLLAGAMNDPETATSFLTIIQDESDRLNRLIGDILELSKIESRRSPLMFSPIDLPMFLDRMTELLASEASKKEITLDIQTEEGLFLEADEDRLGQILMNLIQNGINYTPAGGKVKVRASIIVADDGEDELVRITVSDTGIGIPKKDIPRIFERFYRVDKARSRSSGGTGLGLSIVKHLTELHHGTIRVESTVGVGSQFILELPLLQP, encoded by the coding sequence ATGTCTAAATTTCGCTTGAAGTTAACCGGACTATTTGTCATCATGATTGGATTTTCTGTCCTGGCAGCCGGGCTGTTAATGGGTAACTCTTATCAGAGGAACCATCAAGCGGCTTTGCGGGATCATATGATTCGGGAGCTGCACGTTCTTAACGCTGCCGCTCCTTGGCCTGCGATGGAGAATTCAGCCGAACAAAGCTTGTATTTGCAGCATGAGGCCAAGCGGTTTAAGGAAATTGCTGGGATGCGCGTAACTTATATTCGTCTTGACGGAAAAGTTATGGGAGATTCGGATCATGAGCTGTCGACGATGGATAATCATCTCAATCGCTCGGAAGTGCAGCAAGCACTCAAATCAGGAACAGGAAGCAGCGTCCGAAAGAGTGAAACCTTAAATCGGAAGATGATGTATGTTGCAATTACGGTTCATGATGACCAGGGTACTGCTAACAAGGGCATAATTCGTTTGGCCATGAGCTTGGGAGATGTCGAACGTAGCTTAAACAACATGTGGCTTGCTTTAGTATTTGGCTTATTCCTGCTTTTCGCACTTGCAGCGATAATAAGCTATCGAGTTGCTCTTAGTGTTACTCGACCGTTAGAACGTATGACATCCGCAGCAATAAGGATGGCTGGCATGGATTATGCCATTCGCGTACCGGAAGGCGGAAGAGATGAAGTAGGCGAGCTAGCTAGAGCGCTTAATGCGATGGCTGGGAGTCTTCAGGGGCAGCTAGATGAAATTAGGCAAAATGGTACACGTCTGCAAAGTGTAGTAGACAATATGATAAACGGTGTTGTGATGATCGCCCACGATGGCCGGATTACATTGTACAATCATGAGGCAGAGTTATTGCTAGGAAGCTCCGTACGTGAACGCGTCGGACGTAGCTACACGGAAATCCGTCAGCATTTTGAGCTGGTCGGTCTCATTCGTTCAGGATTAGAAAATCCTCTGTCTATTCATGAAGAGCTAACGGTTTATTTTCCTGAGGAGCGATTGCTTGAAATTAATATTGTCCCAATGACGATGAACGGAGATGAAGAACCTGGACTTCTTCTCGTGCTTCAGGATGTTTCAGCTATTCGACGGCTGGAGCGCATGCGTAGCGAATTTGTCGCTAACGTGTCGCATGAGTTAAAAACACCTGTAGCTGCTGTCAAAGGTTTCGCAGAAACATTATTGGCTGGTGCGATGAATGATCCTGAAACGGCAACCTCCTTTCTGACGATTATCCAAGACGAGAGTGATCGCCTGAACCGACTAATTGGAGATATATTAGAATTATCGAAGATTGAGTCGCGCCGTTCACCATTAATGTTTTCACCTATCGATCTGCCAATGTTCCTGGATCGTATGACCGAATTACTTGCCTCAGAAGCTAGTAAAAAGGAAATAACATTGGACATTCAGACCGAGGAAGGTCTATTCTTAGAAGCTGATGAAGATCGTCTAGGACAGATATTAATGAACTTGATTCAGAATGGAATCAACTATACGCCTGCAGGTGGCAAAGTCAAGGTACGGGCGAGTATTATCGTAGCTGACGATGGGGAAGATGAGTTAGTCCGAATTACTGTGTCAGATACAGGCATAGGCATTCCGAAAAAGGATATACCTAGAATATTCGAACGTTTCTATAGAGTAGATAAAGCGCGTTCGCGCAGCTCAGGGGGAACAGGTTTAGGTTTATCCATTGTAAAACATTTGACAGAGCTGCATCACGGAACAATTCGAGTGGAAAGCACGGTTGGCGTGGGTTCACAGTTTATTTTGGAGCTTCCACTCCTACAGCCTTAA